A window of Streptomyces broussonetiae genomic DNA:
GAGCTCACCAGCGAGCGGACCAGGGCCGTGAACGCCTTGACTGCCCTTGTGCGCATCGCCGACCTCGGCATAGACGCCCGCCGTCCCCTCAGCGCCAGGCAGATCGGCGAAATCGCCCGCTGGCGCCCCCGTGAGGAGGACCTCGCCGCCACGACGGCCCGCACCGAGGCCGTCCGTCTGGCCAAGAGGATCCTCGCCCTTGACACGGAAATCGCGGACAACATGAACCGGATAGGCGAGCTCGTTGACGCCAGCCCTGCGGCCGGCCTCCCCGAGGAAACAGGGATCGGCCCCGTCACCGCTGCCACCGTCCTGGTCGCCTGGTCCCACCCGGGACGGGTCCGTGACGAGGCCGCGTTCGCCGCCCTCGCCGGAGTGAGCCCCATACCCGCCTCCTCGGGCAACACCACTCGCCACCGCCTCAATCGCGGCGGCGACAGGCGTCTCAACCGAGCTCTGAACGTCATCGCGATGGTCCGCATGGTGCATCACCCGCAAACCCGCGCCTACGTTGACCGACGGCGGGCCGAAGGCAAGACAGACCGCGAGATCCGCCGCTGCCTCAAGCGCTACCTCGCCCGACGCCTCTACCGTCATCTCAACAACGCCGCCGCGGCCGAATTGGGGGTTGACGGGACATAGAAGCTTCATAGAGGCACCCCCCCCGGCTGGCGTCCTGCGCCGGGCCGGCACCGTGACGTTCGGGGAGTGTGCGGGACGGCACGGGCGCGACGGATGACATGATCGTCGATCATGAGGAGCGAACAGAGCGAGCGGCCCGTTGCCCTCGTCACCGGGTCCACGTCCGGGATCGGGGAAGCCGTCGCGCGGCGGCTCACGGCGGACGGCATGCGCGTCGTCGTGCACTCGCGCAGCAGTGCACAGGCCGGTGAGGCGCTGGCGGCCGAGCTGGGCGGTACGTACGTGCGGGCCGACCTTGCGGTGGAGGAGGAGGCCCGCGGGCTGGTCGAGGCGGCGCTCGGCCGGTACGGGCGGCTGGACGCGCTGGTGAACAACGCGGGCATCAGCCGGCCGATCCCGCATGCCGACCTGGCCGCCGCGACACCGCAGGACTGGCGGCGCCTGCTGGAGGTCAATCTGATCGCGCCCTGGATCCTGTGCACCGCGGCGCTTCCGGCACTGCGCACCTCCCCGGGAGGCGGTGGCATCGTGAACATCACCAGCCACGCCGGGGTGCGGCCCAAGGGTTCGTCGGTGCCGTACGCGGCCGGCAAGGCGGCGCTGAACCACGTGACCCGGCTGCTCGCGGCAGCGCTCGCGCCCGACGTCCGGGTCAACGCGGTGGCCCCGGGACTGGTCGACACTCCGATGACGAAGGACTGGACCGAGGCCCACGACCTGTGGCGGGACCGCGCCCCCATGCATCGCCCGGCCCGACCCGCGGACGTGGCCGACCTGGTGGCGTCGGTGCTCGCCCACACCTACCTCACCGGCGAGGTCATCCTCCTCGACGGCGGCCTGAACCTGACCTGACCCGAGCGGAGGCCGGAAGAACGGCCCCGCCGGAGCCGGCCCCCGCCCAACCCACCGGTGGCAGCCGGCGGCCGGCTACTTCCTCCGAGGCATCGGTTCGCCGCACGCCTCACAGCCGTACCGTCATCGTCACCGTCACCTCGTCGCCGGCCTAGAGCTCCAGGGGCCGGCGTACGGCGGTCTTGAGCGGCAGCAGACAGCCGCCGTCGGCGGGGAAGAGGGACGTAGAGAACGCGGTGGCCCCGATCGTGGCCTCGACGGGGATCACACCCCAGCCGTAGCCGGCCGCCGTGGCCACGTCGCGGATGTCGGAGCACTCCGCGTCCGGTACGGCGACGAAGCAGTACGGGGCCGGTCCCCGCCACTCCACGACCGGTCCGGCGAAGGCGAGTTCCATGGCCGACCCCTCCTGCAGAAAGACCCCAGCGTACGTCGGAGTCTGGAGCAGGCCCCGCCAACCCTCGCTGACCGGCGCGTTGTTACTGTGCAGGGGTGCCTGACTCCTCACGCGACACCGCGCAGGGCGCCGGCTGGGGTACGGCCGAGCCCGGCGCCTACAAGCAGTTGATGCCGGACCATGTCGAGAAGCTGTCGTGGCTGAGTCCGCGGACCCTGTGGGCGGCGCGCAACGGTGTGCTCGCGACCTGGTTCGGCGATCCCACCGGGCACACCCGCAGCCGCTGGGTCGCGCGCCGCGAGGCGGCGGGGGCACCCGCCGACAAGGTGATCAGGCGTGAGGTGCCCGACGCGTTCTCCTTCATGGTCATCGGGGACACCGGCGAGGGTGACGACCCCCAGTACGCCGTGGTCCCGGGCTTCCTGAAGGCGGGTCAGGACACGGAGTTCGCGGTGATCGCGAGCGATGTGATCTATCCGGTCGGCAGTGCCGCCGACTACGGCACCAAGTTCTTCCGCCCCTACCAGGGCTATCCCGCGCCGATCTATGCGATACCCGGCAACCACGACTGGTACGAGGATCTCGGCGCGTTCATGCGGGTCTTCTGCGCCGACACCGCACCGCCGGCCCCCGAGCCCCGCCCTCGTGCGCTCACCCGCGCCTGGTGGCGCGCCCTGCTGTGGCACCGGCCCGGCCCGACCGATGAGCAACGGCTCGCCGCGGCCCGTGAGTTGCGCTCGGCGCCCGGCCAGCAGGCCGTGCAGCCTGGGCCGTACTGGGCGATCGACGCGGGACCGGTGCGGCTCGTCGGCATCGACACCGGTCTGCTGGGCACGCTCGACGCCGAACAGGGCGCCTGGCTGCGCGAGGTGTCCCGGGGACCCAAGCCCAAGATCCTCATCACCGGCTCACCGCTGTACGTCGACGGCGAGCACCACCCGTGCCCCATCGAGGGCGGCGGCACGGTGGACGACGTCGTCCGGGACCCGGAACACCACTACGTGGCCGCCATCGGCGGCGACATCCACAACTACCAGCGCTATCCGGTCGACGTGGACGGGCGCACCATCCAGTACGTGGTCGCGGGCGGCGGCGGGTCCTTCATGCACGCCACGCACACCATCCCGCGCGTCCTTGTCGGCGGTGTCACGGAGCGGGACTTCCGCTGCTATCCGCTGCGCGGCGACTCACTGGCCTTCTACAGCCGCCTGTACGGCCGCCGGCTGCGCCTGCCCGGATTCTTCGCCCTCAGCGAGTCCGAGGCGACGGCCGTCGTCGCCGAGCGGCTCGGTATCGAGCCGGGCCGCGCGCCCGCCCCGCAGGCCCGGGTGACGCGGCGCACCCGGCTGGTCGCGAGCCTGCTCGGCACCGGCGGCCGCCCGGACCGTAGGTCCCGGTTCCGGCTGCCCGTCCGCAAGGTGTACACCTCACTGCTCTCGCCCGGCTCGGCCACCTACAGCCCGCCGTTCTTCAAGTCCTTCCTGCGGCTGGACGTCGCCCCGGAGGAGCTGCGGCTGCGCTGCTTCGCCGCGACCGGCAACCGCGCCCAGGAACTCGATCCGCCGGTCGAGGACGAGGTCGTCATCCCGCTGAAGTGATCAGAAGTGATCACACAGTTGTCACATTGGCCTGTCAGAATCGGGGCAGAGCCGACGTACGACCGCTGGAGGAGCACGTGCCGTCCACCCCTCGCCCGCTGCGCAAGCTCGGCTTTCTCACGATCGGCCTGTTCGACGCGGCGGATCCGGCGCGGGGCCACGAGTCCACGCTCAAGATCATCGAGCTGGGCGAGCGGCTGGGCTTCGACAGCGCCTGGGTGCGCCACCGGCATCTGCAGTACGGCATCTCCTCCCCGGTGGCGGTCCTGGCGGCGGCCTCCCAGCGCACCCGGCGCATCGAGCTGGGCACGGCGGTGATCCCGCTCGGGTGGGAGAACCCGCTGCGCCTCGCCGAGGACCTGGCCACCGTCGACCTGCTGTCCGGCGGCCGGCTGAACCCGGGCGTGAGCGTGGGCCCGCCGATGCACTACGAGCAGGTCAAGGAGGCGCTGTACCCGGACACCGCGGACGCGGAGGACTTCTCCTACGAGCGGGTACGACGGCTGCTGGACTTCGTGCGCGGCAAGGCCGCCACCGACTTCAGCGGCGTCGAGGGCTTCGAGGTGTTCTCGGACGTGGTCCAGCCGCACTCCCCCGGGCTCGGCCGGCGGATGTGGTACGGCGGAGGCAGCCTCGGCTCGGCACGCTGGGCAGGCGAACACGGGATGAACCTCCTGACCAGCAGTGTCGTCAAGGCCGAGACCACCGAGAACACCGAGAACACCGAGAACACAGACGGGGAAGCGGACTTCGCCGCGATCCAGCTGGCCCTGATCAAGAAGTTCCGCGCCCACCACCCCGACGGCGAGGCCGCCCGGGTCTCGCAGGGCCTGGTGGTGATCCCGACCGACTCCGCGAGCCCGCGGCAGCGCGCCACCTACGAGGCGTACGCGGCCAAGCGCCTGCCCCGCACGGCGGCCCCGCAGGGCCCTGGGCGGCTGCTGTTCGCCCCGGACCTGGTCGGCACCTCGGCCGAGATCGCCGAACGGCTGCGGGCGCACGCCGCGTTCCGGGAGGTGGACGAGGTGGCGTTCGCGCTGCCGTTCACCTTCGAGCACGAGGACTACGTCCAGATCCTCACCGACATGGCGACGAAGCTGGGCCCCGCGCTCGGCTGGCGGCCCGCGGGCTGACACACGTCGTCGCCCCCCCGGGGACCGGATCAGGCCGAAACCACGTTGAATCCCGCGCCGGCGAGCTGGGAACTCAGAGCGCTCAACGTGTCGGGGTCGTCGAATCGTCCGTTCGGATCGAGTCCGTTGGCCGTCTGGAACGCCCGGACCGCAGCCTGTGTCGTGGGGCCGTCCGCACCGTCCTGGCGGCCCGGGCCCGGCTTCGATCCCAGCGTCAGCAGCGCGCCCTGTACGTCGAAGACGTCGGACAGCTGCACCGCGATCTGGTCCACCGGCTGTCCCTGGTCCGCGACCAGCTGGGCCAGCTGGAAGTTCTCCCGGTCGAGCTTGTTGCGGATCTGGATGGTTCCCTCGTCCGGGGTGAAGTGACACTGGTCGGCGGCGCCGTTCCAGTCGTGGTTCGCGACAGCCGTCCGGAACATGGGGAAGCCCTTGAGCGTCGGTCCCAGCGCCCAGCACATGCTCAGGGTCGCCAGTTGGGCATTGGCGGGCCAGTTGGCGAAGTCGCTGAACTCGGACTGGGAAAGGAGCACCGACTCCATCTGGTCGAGTTTGACGAACACGTTGCGGTCGATCTCGTCGTTGTCCAGGTGCAGCTGGGTCAGCGGCTTGAAGGCGTTGTGCCCTTGAGCGGCCAGGTCCAGGTGTCCCTTGACGTTGTCCCAGTCGGCAGCGACCTGATCGGCCGTCGCGTCGGAGTTGTCGCTGTCGAGCAGCCAGTGGAACTCCCGCGCCTCGGCCAGCGACTTGTCGCGCTCCGCCGGGCTCGGCGCGGAATCGGCCTCGGCCGTCTCGTCGATCTTGTTGCCGATGCCGGTGCTCACCCAGCCCTTCTGGTCCAGGTACATGAAGTTCACGCGGCCTTCGAGCGGATCGTTGAATTGGATCCAGAAATTGTGAACGCTGTCGAACATGGTGTGATCTCCAAATACTGCGCTTTCCTTCGTATGTCAGTGGTGGCCGAACCCGCCGCCGAAGCCGCCGTGGCCGTCCTGGCCGCCGTGGTGATCGTCCGGCCCGTCCTGGCCGCCGTGGTGATCGTCCGGCCCGTCCTGGCCATCGGGGTGGCCGTCCGGCCCGTCGTGGCCGTCACCGCCATGCATCTGCGGGAGATCGACGGTGTCGCAGTAGACGACCGGGCCCAGGGGGGCGAACGGCGTGGTCGCGTCGGCCGGCATGCCCTCGGTCTCCATGACGAGCAGCCGCAGCGCCGCCCCGGCCCGTAGCGTCGGCAGCGGGATCCGGCCCGTGTAGAAGGGCCGGTGGGAGGACTCCGCGTCGATCGAGGTGAGTTGCGTGGTGGTGTCCTCGAGGGTCACCCAGCCGAGGTCGTCGTCGGTGATGACGTCGTGCCGGCGCTGCAGAGCGGCGGTGATCCGGGGTGACGACGAACCGGTGGGGTCCCAGGAGGGGCCGGTGAGACTGACGGTGATGGACTGGCCGCACGTGACCGTCAGTTCACGGTCGGGCAGGGTGCGTACCAGGTCGGCGAGCACGACCGGCGAGATCTCGGCCCGGGGGATCGAGTCCGGCTGGTAGCGGACCAGGGCGAGCCGGACGAAGGGCAGACAGGCGTCCTTGGTGTCCAGTTCCAGGTCGCAGAACCAGCGCCCGCCCGGCTCGTCCTGGTCGAACTGCGGGGTGAAGCCCACGACGGTGACGTTGAGCGTGGCCGAGGGTGTCTCGAGAAGAAGGGGCCCGGACCGCCGCTCGGCGTTGGTGAAGACGTCCGCGGTCGGGAAGACGACGGGAGCGGACCGGTGCAGGGGGTCGCGTCCCATCTGGGTGACCCAGGCGTCCTGTACGGCGCTCGGGTCGCCCCCGGGTGGCTGGCCGAGGACCACACCGAGCAGTTCGCCGTCTCCGGAGGAGTACCACGGACGGTCCAGGTACACCCGGACACCACCGCCGCGCCGGCGCTGGACGAGGGCTCCGGACGGTGCGGTGGTCCGCTCCAGGGACAGGGTGGGCACGCAGTACAGCAGCCGCGGTGCCGTGGGCGGTGCGCTGCTGGGCACCGAGATCTCCTGCGCCGCTCCCTGCACGGACAGGGTCCCCGGTATGTTCGGAGCTCCCTGTACGGACGAGTCGCCGGCCGGGTCGGCGAACTGCGCGGGGAAACAGTCGCGGAAGCTGCTTCCCGCCAGGGGGCTGTACCGCACCGTACGGTGTCTGGTGTCGCCGAACTCGTGCTGCTTGATGACGGGCGGAGCCTTGCTGGTCTCGGCCTGGTTCTCGGCCACCTGCGTGCTGAAGGTCAGCAGGCCGTCCTCGAGGACGACGGGCGGGGGGTCGGTGCCCTGGGGCGGGGCCGGGAGGACGAGAGAGGGGGGGCCGGGCGTTCCGGGCCGTGCGTTCGAGATCGACAGCCCGAACACATGGGCGGTCACCGGCCTGCGGTCGGTGCCCGTGTGCGGGTCCGTGTCCGTCACCTCGTCCCACTCCGCGAGCAGGTCGATCCGCCCGGTGCTGGTCTCGTCGAGCGCGATGGCGCCGGCCAGTTGCTGGGCCGTCGCACGGTCGGTGCGCTGAACGGGGGGAAGTGTCAGGTTCAGCACGGGTGTCCGCAGTGGCAGTTGCACGGCGTGGACGAGGTCCAGTTCGTGCCAGGGGGTGAACATCCAGTGACGGCCGGCCGCGGCCAGTGCCATCACCTGTTCCGGTGACTGCAGGGGCGGCCCTCCATCCACCGTGCTCACCTGATCCTGCACCCAGGCGGACAGGCCCATCACGTCCCCGTCCAGGTTGATCCCCGAACACACCCGGACCCTCGCCACGGCGCCCTTGGGCAACAGCACCGTCAGCACCCTGGACGCGTCGTCGAAGCGGGGTGGCCCGCTGCCCTCGGCCAGCATCAGCCGGAAGGACTGGGGTTGGTGCCACGCACGGGCGTCCCAGGGGACGAAGAAGGGCTCCCCGGCAGGCTGGCCCGGCAAGTCGAGGAGGACGGCACCCGTGGACAGCGGATCGGGCAGATAGGGCAGTTCGATCTGCTCGCCGGTGTGGAAGGCGGTCGTCGGCGGGTTGCCGGGATCGGCGGACGGCGAGCCGATCGGCACCAGCCGTACGTCGGGCGCGCTGTCGCTCAGCGAGCCCTTCTCCCGTACCGCCAGGTCCCAGACCGCGTCCTGGACGCTCGGGTCGGTCGAACCGATGGCCTGGTCCAGCAGTCCATGCCGCTCCACACACTGCAGGGACGCCTTCGGCGCCACGAGGTGGCGTTCGTCGGTCCCTTGGCACGCGGCGTGGCCTTCCGTGGTGACCAACGGCAACCGGTTGAAGTCCGCGGCGTACTCCTGCGCCGTGCTGCCCGCCGCCGCGGAGCCGGTGTCGCACTCGACGGTGAAACCCTGCTCGCTGCCCAGCTTGGTGAGGGACTGGCAGCCCGGGACGCCGTTCGCATCGTTGCCCGAGAATCCCTGGGCGCGCTGCTCTTCGGCATAGGCGTCCCTGGTCGTACTGCCGAAGAAGCCGTCGTCGCCGCCCGGAAGGGGGTGCCCGGCGGCGACCAGGGCCCGCTGGACGACACGGATGTCGTCGTTGGTCTGGCCGGGCTGGACTCTGGAGAGCAGGACCGGTGCGGTGGTGCCGGGAGCGACAGCCGGGGGCGGTGACGTGCCCGGGCTGCTCCGGATCACCATCCGGTAGGCCGAGGCACCCTCCCCGAACGGCAGTCTGGGAACGACGGCCGGTGCCGGGACCGCCTCGAACCGGTGGAAGGTCAGAAGGTCACCGCGCGGAAGGGTCAGGTCCTGCGGGTCCATCGGCACCGCACTGTCGGGGTCGGTCGGTGCCGCAGGCTTCGGGTCCGTCGGTGCCGGGGAGTTCGGGTCCGTCGGTGCCGCAGGCTTCGGGTCCGTGAGGCCGGTCGCAGCCGTGAGGTCGAGGCCGTTGCCCGCCAGGTCGACGGTGCGCAGTCGCACCCGGTACTTGGCCCCGAAGCGGAGCCGGGGCAGCGAGCCGGGCCGGGCGGTGACCGTGATCTCGAGCGGTGCTCCCTGCACGGCGTCGCTGGTCTGGTCGACGGGAGGCTTCGGGGGCTGTCCCGGCTCGGCCGGCTCGGTGTCCAGTACCAGACCCGGACGGGGCGCCGACAGCGACCAGTCCTCCCACGTGGCCAGGTGCTCCGGTACCTGGTACACCGAGTCGTCGGCCGCCGGTGAGGCCAGGTGGGCTTGGAAGAAGCCTTCGTCCGAGGCGGTCAGCAGCGACGGTCCGTTGTTCGGCAGCCGGTACTGCACATCACGCTCGTGCAGCGAGAACCACTGCTTCCGGCTCTCGTCCCAGATGTCCATCCGGTGGCCGCGGACCACGTCCTCGGCGCCCAGTACGGGCCCGACCGGCGAGTTCTGCCGGGCACCCTGGCCGAAGTCCCGGTCGAGGTCCGTGGCGCGGTCGAACTCGCCGGAGAGAACGTCCGAGCGGCCGCTGAAGACCAGAGTGATCCCGTGCGACCGTACCGAGGACAGGCCGGTGGACGTGTCGGTGGCCTTCAGCATCGCCAT
This region includes:
- a CDS encoding IS110 family RNA-guided transposase, whose translation is MNTIVAQAHSFIIGVDTHAKTHTYAVLASSGEHLGTEAFPNTHAGRARAINWAGRRTGGDLGALWVIEGAGSYGAQIARQTARAGYQVVEAARMGRAGRRGIGKSDPIDARRIAAAVLPLPEEQLRTPRMDEGVRAAAQILLTSRDELTSERTRAVNALTALVRIADLGIDARRPLSARQIGEIARWRPREEDLAATTARTEAVRLAKRILALDTEIADNMNRIGELVDASPAAGLPEETGIGPVTAATVLVAWSHPGRVRDEAAFAALAGVSPIPASSGNTTRHRLNRGGDRRLNRALNVIAMVRMVHHPQTRAYVDRRRAEGKTDREIRRCLKRYLARRLYRHLNNAAAAELGVDGT
- a CDS encoding SDR family NAD(P)-dependent oxidoreductase — its product is MRSEQSERPVALVTGSTSGIGEAVARRLTADGMRVVVHSRSSAQAGEALAAELGGTYVRADLAVEEEARGLVEAALGRYGRLDALVNNAGISRPIPHADLAAATPQDWRRLLEVNLIAPWILCTAALPALRTSPGGGGIVNITSHAGVRPKGSSVPYAAGKAALNHVTRLLAAALAPDVRVNAVAPGLVDTPMTKDWTEAHDLWRDRAPMHRPARPADVADLVASVLAHTYLTGEVILLDGGLNLT
- a CDS encoding DUF1905 domain-containing protein; the encoded protein is MELAFAGPVVEWRGPAPYCFVAVPDAECSDIRDVATAAGYGWGVIPVEATIGATAFSTSLFPADGGCLLPLKTAVRRPLEL
- a CDS encoding metallophosphoesterase family protein; the protein is MPDSSRDTAQGAGWGTAEPGAYKQLMPDHVEKLSWLSPRTLWAARNGVLATWFGDPTGHTRSRWVARREAAGAPADKVIRREVPDAFSFMVIGDTGEGDDPQYAVVPGFLKAGQDTEFAVIASDVIYPVGSAADYGTKFFRPYQGYPAPIYAIPGNHDWYEDLGAFMRVFCADTAPPAPEPRPRALTRAWWRALLWHRPGPTDEQRLAAARELRSAPGQQAVQPGPYWAIDAGPVRLVGIDTGLLGTLDAEQGAWLREVSRGPKPKILITGSPLYVDGEHHPCPIEGGGTVDDVVRDPEHHYVAAIGGDIHNYQRYPVDVDGRTIQYVVAGGGGSFMHATHTIPRVLVGGVTERDFRCYPLRGDSLAFYSRLYGRRLRLPGFFALSESEATAVVAERLGIEPGRAPAPQARVTRRTRLVASLLGTGGRPDRRSRFRLPVRKVYTSLLSPGSATYSPPFFKSFLRLDVAPEELRLRCFAATGNRAQELDPPVEDEVVIPLK
- a CDS encoding LLM class flavin-dependent oxidoreductase; this translates as MPSTPRPLRKLGFLTIGLFDAADPARGHESTLKIIELGERLGFDSAWVRHRHLQYGISSPVAVLAAASQRTRRIELGTAVIPLGWENPLRLAEDLATVDLLSGGRLNPGVSVGPPMHYEQVKEALYPDTADAEDFSYERVRRLLDFVRGKAATDFSGVEGFEVFSDVVQPHSPGLGRRMWYGGGSLGSARWAGEHGMNLLTSSVVKAETTENTENTENTDGEADFAAIQLALIKKFRAHHPDGEAARVSQGLVVIPTDSASPRQRATYEAYAAKRLPRTAAPQGPGRLLFAPDLVGTSAEIAERLRAHAAFREVDEVAFALPFTFEHEDYVQILTDMATKLGPALGWRPAG
- a CDS encoding peptidoglycan-binding domain-containing protein, which produces MFDSVHNFWIQFNDPLEGRVNFMYLDQKGWVSTGIGNKIDETAEADSAPSPAERDKSLAEAREFHWLLDSDNSDATADQVAADWDNVKGHLDLAAQGHNAFKPLTQLHLDNDEIDRNVFVKLDQMESVLLSQSEFSDFANWPANAQLATLSMCWALGPTLKGFPMFRTAVANHDWNGAADQCHFTPDEGTIQIRNKLDRENFQLAQLVADQGQPVDQIAVQLSDVFDVQGALLTLGSKPGPGRQDGADGPTTQAAVRAFQTANGLDPNGRFDDPDTLSALSSQLAGAGFNVVSA